A window of Sebastes umbrosus isolate fSebUmb1 chromosome 3, fSebUmb1.pri, whole genome shotgun sequence contains these coding sequences:
- the gtpbp2b gene encoding GTP-binding protein 2b, with amino-acid sequence MVDLSQSAAVSPGHSSRHGQGSGNNGKKTSKKSRTRRGKRGRKRRNKKNNRNNKTPPPYFPPEAEEGNIEYKLKLVNPTQYRFEHLATQLKWRLQEGRGEAVYQIGVEDNGLLVGLTDADMKASLKTLKRMAEKVGADITLLREREVDYDLDRNARKIAEVLVRKVPDDQQFLDLRVAVLGNVDSGKSTLLGVLTQGELDNGRGRARLNLFRHLHEIQTGRTSSISFEILGFNSKGEVVNYSESRTAEEICESSSKMITFIDLAGHHKYLKTTIFGLTSYCPDFAMLVVSANTGIAGTTREHLGLAMALKVPIFIVVSKVDLCSRGTVERTVRQLERVLKQPGCNKVPMVVSNPDDAVTAAQQFTQSECITPIFTLSSVSGESLDLLKVFLNILPPLSNSKEQEELMQQLTEFQVDEIYSVPDVGTVVGGTLYSGVCREGERLVVGPTDEGRFLRLKVGSIQRNRSACRVLRAGQAATLALGNFDRSLLRKGMVMVSPKMNPTICCQFEAAIVLLFHAKTFRRGSQVTVHVGNVRQTATVECLHGKDELRTGERAVVRFCFIKHPEYLRLGAKLLFREGVTKGIGHVTRLLPASQNHDQNQNHDQNLQEH; translated from the exons ATGGTGGATTTGTCCCAGAGTGCTGCAGTGTCGCCCGGACACAGCAGCAGACACGGACAGGGCTCCGGTAACAACGGGAAGAAAACGTCGAAAAAGTCGCGAACGAGAAGAGGCAAGCGAGGCAGGAAGAGAAGGAATAAAAAGAACAACAGGAACAACAAAACACCACCACCGTATTTCCCTCCGGAG GCTGAAGAAGGAAACATTGAGTACAAG TTGAAGCTGGTTAATCCCACCCAGTATCGCTTCGAGCATCTGGCCACACAGCTGAAGTGGCGTCTGCAGGAGGGCCGCGGTGAGGCCGTCTACCAGATCGGAGTGGAAGACAACGGCCTGCTGGTCGGCCTGACCGATGCCGACATGAAGGCCTCGCTCAAGACCTTAAAGAGGATGGCAGAGAA AGTCGGTGCCGACATCACTCTCCTCCGAGAGAGGGAGGTGGACTACGACTTGGACAGAAACGCCCGCAAAATCGCAGAAGTCCTAGTTCGAAAAGTTCCTGATGATCAGCAG TTCCTGGACCTGCGGGTGGCGGTTCTGGGGAACGTGGACTCGGGGAAGTCGACCCTGCTGGGCGTCCTGACGCAGGGCGAGCTGGACAACGGGCGAGGCCGTGCACGGCTAAACCTCTTCAGACATCTGCACGAGATCCAGACCGGACGCACCTCCAGCATCAGCTTCGAGATCCTGGGCTTCAACAGCAAAGGAGAG GTTGTGAACTACAGCGAGTCTCGAACAGCTGAGGAGATCTGTGAGAGCTCCTCCAAGATGATCACCTTCATCGATCTGGCCGGGCACCACAAGTACCTGAAGACGACCATCTTCGGCCTCACCAGCTACTGCCCCGACTTTGCCATGCTGGTGGTGAGCGCCAACACCGGCATCG CCGGTACGACCCGGGAGCACCTGGGCCTAGCCATGGCGCTGAAAGTTCCCATCTTCATCGTGGTCAGTAAAGTGGACCTGTGCTCTCGCGGCACCGTGGAGAGAACCGTCCGGCAGCTGGAGCGAGTCCTGAAGCAGCCGGGCTGCAACAAGGTGCCGATGGTGGTGTCCAACCCCGACGACGCCGTGACGGCCGCACAGCAGTTCACTCAGTCTGAATG catcaCGCCCATCTTCACCCTGTCCAGTGTGTCTGGAGAGAGTCTGGACCTCCTGAAGGTTTTCTTGAACATCCTCCCTCCACTGAGCAACAGCaaggagcaggaggagctgaTGCAGCAGCTCACCGAGTTCCAg gtggATGAGATCTACTCGGTTCCTGATGTTGGGACTGTGGTGGGAGGAACTCTGTACAG CGGAGTGTGTCGGGAGGGCGAGAGGTTGGTGGTCGGTCCGACTGACGAGGGCCGCTTCCTGCGTCTGAAGGTGGGCAGCATCCAGAGGAACCGCTCGGCCTGCAGGGTGCTGAGAGCCGGACAGGCTGCCACGCTGGCTCTGGGGAACTTTGACCGCTCGCTGCTGcgcaag GGTATGGTGATGGTCAGTCCCAAGATGAACCCGACCATCTGCTGTCAGTTTGAAGCCGCCATCGTCCTGCTCTTCCACGCTAAGACCTTCCGCCGGGGGTCACAGGTCACCGTGCATGTGGGCAACGTCAGGCAGACGGCCACTGTGGAGTGCCTTCATGGGAAG gaCGAGCTGCGTACAGGTGAGAGAGCCGTGGTTCGTTTCTGCTTCATCAAACATCCCGAGTACCTGCGACTGGGCGCCAAGCTGCTCTTCAGGGAGGGCGTCACCAAAGGCATCGGGCATGTCACCCGCCTGCTGCCCGCTTCACAGAACCacgaccagaaccagaaccacgACCAGAACCTGCAGGAGCATTAA